The following are encoded in a window of Eschrichtius robustus isolate mEscRob2 chromosome 1, mEscRob2.pri, whole genome shotgun sequence genomic DNA:
- the ARF6 gene encoding ADP-ribosylation factor 6 yields the protein MGKVLSKIFGNKEMRILMLGLDAAGKTTILYKLKLGQSVTTIPTVGFNVETVTYKNVKFNVWDVGGQDKIRPLWRHYYTGTQGLIFVVDCADRDRIDEARQELHRIINDREMRDAIILIFANKQDLPDAMKPHEIQEKLGLTRIRDRNWYVQPSCATSGDGLYEGLTWLTSNYKS from the coding sequence ATGGGGAAAGTGCTATCTAAGATCTTCGGGAACAAGGAAATGCGGATCCTCATGTTGGGCCTGGACGCAGCCGGCAAGACAACCATCCTGTACAAGTTGAAGCTGGGCCAGTCGGTGACCACCATCCCCACCGTGGGTTTCAACGTGGAGACCGTGACTTACAAAAACGTCAAGTTCAACGTGTGGGATGTGGGCGGCCAGGACAAGATCCGGCCGCTCTGGCGGCATTACTACACCGGGACCCAGGGTCTGATCTTCGTAGTGGACTGCGCCGACCGCGACCGCATCGACGAGGCCCGCCAGGAGCTGCACCGCATTATCAATGACCGGGAGATGAGGGACGCCATAATCCTCATCTTCGCCAACAAGCAGGACCTGCCCGATGCCATGAAACCCCACGAGATCCAGGAGAAACTGGGCCTGACCCGGATTCGGGACAGGAACTGGTATGTGCAGCCCTCCTGTGCCACCTCGGGGGACGGACTCTATGAGGGGCTCACATGGTTAACCTCTAACTACAAATCCTAA